CTTATCCATTGCTTTTGGAAATTTTATTTTTATTTAAACTAAATTATAATAAAAATTTAGTACTTTAGGCGAAAATCTCTGGAATGACTAAGAACGACACTATCAATTTCGACACTATCAAGAAAATTTTTACAGATTATCTTGAGAGTCATGGTCACAGGAAAACTCCTGAACGATATACTATTCTGAAGGAGATTTATTCGACAGACGGGCACTTTGACATTGAGACTCTTTATATCAGGATGAAGAACAACAAATACAGGGTGAGCCGGGCAACACTATACAATACCATTGAGCTTTTATTGAATTGCAGGCTGGTGACCAAGCATCAGTTTGGCAACAATTCGGCTGAATTTGAAAAATCATATAAATTTGGTGCTCACGATCATTTTATTGATGAAGATACCGGCAAGATCAAAGAGTTTTATGATCCGCGGATAGAAGAAGTCAGGGATTCGGTTGAAAAGCTCCTGAATGTGGAGATTTCACATTATGCCCTGACATTTTACGGCAGGTCAAGGAACCGGTAGTAATAATCATTTAAAGCGATCAACAATTTCAAACTATGAAATATCCACCAGAACGATTTTCATTTGAGCCGCAGTGGATATTTTAGGGATATTCCATGTGATCTAAAAAACAAATTGATAACACATGAAAGTAGATGTAATTCTGGGCCTACAATGGGGGGATGAGGGCAAGGGAAAGATAGTGGATAAACTGGCGCCACACTATGATGTCATTGCACGGTTTCAGGGTGGGGCTAATGCCGGTCATACTATTAATATCAAGGGCGATACCCATATCCTTCATCTGATTCCGTCGGGTATTTTTCATGAGGATAAAATCAATATTATCGGCAATGGGGTGATTGTGGATCCCTTTATTCTGAATAAGGAGATCACTGAACTTAAGCTGAAGGATGTTGATGCCACAAAAAATTTGTTCATTTCGAAAAAAGCGCATCTAATCCTGCCGACACACCGCGTCCTGGATGGCATCTATGAGCGTACCAGGGGAGATGCAAAAGTGGGATCCACCCTGAAGGGTATTGGACCGACATATACGGATAAGGCTGCAAGAAATGGCATCAGGATAGGGGATATCATACATCCATCATTTTCTAGTCAATATATAGCCTTAAAGGAAGAACACTTGCGTATCTCCCGGATGTTTAATTGCAACCCGGATGATCTTCCGATTGATGGATTACCTTTCAGAGACTATGAAGCGCGGTGGTTTGATGCCATTGACAGGATGAGAGGCCTTCATTTGATTGACAGTGAGTTTTTTATTAATAAGTGCCTGGGTGAAAATAAATCGGTACTTGCCGAAGGAGCGCAGGGGACCATGCTGGATGTTGATTTCGGAACCTATCCATATGTCACTTCATCTAACACGATCTGTTCAGGTGTCTGCTCGGGATTGGGTGTTGCACCTCAGATGATCGGGAAGGTGTATGGTATTATTAAAGCCTATACGACCCGCGTGGGCAGCGGGCCATTTCCAACAGAACTTATGGATGACCAGGGTGATTTATTACGTGTTAAAGGTCATGAATATGGATCGACCACAGGTCGGCCCAGGCGATGCGGCTGGCTTGACCTGGTGGCAGTCCGGTACGCTGTCATGCTGAATGGCGTCAGCCACCTTATCATGACCAAAGCCGATGTTCTCAATGGTTTTGAATGTATTAAGGTCTGTAAGCATTACCAGATTAATGATCAAATAATCGACCATTTTCCTTATTGCGTGATACATGAACCGGTTATCCCTTTGTATGACGAGTTGGCCGGCTGGAAAACTGACATCTCCCGGATAGAAAAATTCAAGGAGGTACCAGTAGAATTTATGACATATCTACGTTATATTGAAAGCTCACTGGGGATTAAGTTTGTTATGGTCTCAACAGGTTCAGAGAGAGATCAGATGCTGATATCGGGGGAGCATTTATAATTTCCTTTTTACTTCAATCTCTTCGTATCCTTCAATGATATCGCCAACTTTAATATCGTTGTAATTCTCAATATTCAATCCACATTCATAGCCGGAGGTAACTTCTTTCACGTCATCCTTGAACCGTTTAAGTGACCCGAGTACACCGGTGTAAACTACAATCCCGTTGCGGATAACACGGACTTTCGTGTGCCTGGTGATCTTACCGTCCAACATCATACACCCGGCCACTGTGCCGATTTTTGAGATCTTAAAGACCTCTCTGACTTCAATGTTGCTGGTGATTTTTTCTTCTATTTCAGGTGACAGCATGCCTTCGATGGCATCTTTAATTTCGTTGATGGCATTATAAATAATTGAATAAAGCCGGATATCTATCTGTTCCTGTTCAGCCAGTTTACGGGCACTAACCGACGGCCGCACCTGAAATCCAATGACGATGGCATCTGACGCTGAAGCTAACAAGACATCTGATTCAGTGACGGGCCCGACAGATTTGTGTATAACATTGACCTGAACCTGTTCGGTGCTCAGCTTCAGTAATGAGTCGGACAAGGCCTCCACAGAGCCATCAACATCACCTTTTACGATGATATTCAGTTCTTTGAAGTCACCGATAGCAATACGTCGCCCGATTTCATCCAGAGTAATATGCTTTTGAGTCCTGAGGCCCTGTTCGCGCTGCAGTTGTAACCTTTTATTCGCAATAGATTTGGCTTCATGTTCATCCTTCATGACATTGAACTGGTCACCGGCCTGTGGTGCACCATTCAAACCCAGAAGGAGAATAGGTACTGAGGGCCCTGCCTCTTTTATAGGAATTTTTCTTTCATTGTACATAGCTTTTGCCTTACCAAAGGTAGCACCTGCCAGTACAATATCGCTTATGTTGATGGTGCCATCCTGGACAAGAAGTTTGGCTACGTATCCGCGGCCTTTATCCAGTGACGATTCGATGACTGTTCCTCTGGCCGGCTTTTCCGGATTGGCTTTGAGTTCAAGCATTTCGGCCTCCAATAGAACCTTGTCGAGCAGCTCATTAACTCCGGTACCTTTTTTTGCTGATATCTCCTGGCATTGGTATTTTCCACCCCAATCCTCGACAAGGATATTCAATTTCGATAATTGTTCCTTGATTTTTTCAGGGTTGGTGTTGGGTTTATCAATCTTATTGATAGCAAAAACCAAGGGAACGCCGGCAGCTTGGGCATGGTTTATAGCCTCAATAGTCTGGGGCATCACATTATCATCGGCAGAGACGACAACGATGACGATGTCGGTCACTTTTGCACCCCTGGCCCGCATAGCAGTGAAGGCTTCGTGGCCCGGAGTATCAAGGAAAGTGATTGATTTACCGTTTTCCAGGAAAACCTCATATGCACCGATGTGCTGGGTTATCCCTCCCGACTCCCCTGCAATGACATTCGTATGACGGATGTAATCCAGCAGGGATGTCTTCCCATGGTCTACGTGACCCATGACCGTGACAATAGGTGGACGCCAGGTTAAATCTTCCGGATGGTCTACTTCATCGAATTGGTTAATGGCTTCCTGCACTTCAATGCTGACGAATTCGACCTTAAAACCAAACTCTTCGGCAACCAACGTTAATGTTTCTGCATCCAGACGCTGGTTAATGGCAACAAACAATCCCAGCGACATGCAGGTGGAGATAATTGTTGTAACCGGCACATTCATCATTGTAGCCAGCTCATTAGCTGTAACAAACTCAGTGACCTTAATGAATTTTTTTTCCAATTCAGCTTTATCCAGCTCCTCCTGTCGGAGTTTTGAAAATGTTTCACGCTTCAGCCGGCGGTATTTCGCAGCCTTGGATTTTCCTGTCGAACTCAGGCGCTGGAGAGTTTCTTTGATCTGCTTTTCAATTTCTTCTTCCGAAACTTCAGGTTTGAGGTGATCCCTATAAGGTCGTCTGTCTTTAAATTTCTGTTTGGGTAATGGTTCAGCTTTTTTACCAGTTGCGGAAACCTGCTCTCCTTCGTGTTTTCTAATACGCTTACGTTTTTTCTTTTTATCTTTTAACTGTTCATCGGAAGATGACGCAACAGGTTTCTTTTTATCAGGTTTTTTTATCTCGGGAAGAGCCATTGTGCCGAGTATGGTAGGTCCGGTCAACCGTTCTGCCCTGGCCCTGATGACTGTATCCTCAGGTTTCTTTTCTGTATCAGTTTTTTCCTCAGTCTCCGGACGCACTGTTGTATCGGTGATTTCTTTTGTTTCCTCAGGAGTTACTGTTGTTGTTTCAGGTTTTTCTTTAACGGAGATTTCAGAGACTTCTCCATTAATAGTAATGTCTGGTTTATCCGAGGATACATCCTGTAAGGCAGGTTCATCAGTGATGGATTTAGCCTTGCCTTTTTTGGATGGTTTGGCGATCGTGCTCAGATCTATTTTTCCGAGGATTTTGATTTCTGAGTCGACAAGCCGGGTGGCTTCTGCTGCTGGTTTTTCTTCACCTAATAATGTGTCGTCCTTAAGGGCTTCTTTCTCCGTGACAGCACCTTTGGTTTTCTTTTCTTTGTCCTCCTTAATTTCTAAAAGTTGTTCAGGAGTGAGGACAGCAGTTTTTCCCTTTGGTTGCAAATCCGACTTGTCGTCTGGCTTCTTGCGGGCAGGTTCTCCCTCTTTAACTATTTTTTCTTCTTTTTTGGCTTTTTCGGCAGGAGGTTCTTTTGAGATTCTCCGGTCGGGGACTTCCGGTGTTTTTGTTGTCGTGGTTTTAATGCCAATGTCTTCATAATCAAATGAAAGACTTTTGATAAACAGGTCTTTCTGCTCTCCGGTACCTTCAGTTTCCTCGTCAATAATCCGTTGGTCTTCAATAGAGAGGGTCAGATGGTCGGTATAGTTCAATCCTATTTTACTGGCTTCTTCCTTAACATATTTTTCAGACTGGAATTCAGCCATCAGCAGGTTATACATTTCAGGGGACAACTTGGTATTGGGGCCCCCATCGATGTTATGACCTTTCTTATGAAGGAATTCAACAATGGTGGTACTGCCAACATTAAACTCCTTTGCGGCTTTACTGAGCCGTATTGATTTACTATCATCTCCCATCTTATCTATAAAAATCCTCCTTTAATTAATGTCGCAAAAGTAACAAAATTTATTTATTTCAGTAGTCCTTAACTACTAACAGCAGCTCATTGTTGGTTTATTCAAATTCGGCTTTCAATATTTTAAGCACTTCTTTAATAGTTTCTTCTTCCAGGTCGGTTCGCTTCACCAGTTCATCGATACTCAGTTCCATCGCACTTTTAGCTGTATCACAGCCGATATTCTTAAGTTCATCGATGATCCACTGATCAATTTCATCAGAAAACTCCTGAAGGTCAACATCTTCATAATCAACATCCGTATCGCGGTAGACATCTATTTCATAGCCTGTGAGTTTACCTGCCAGCTTAATGTTGAATCCGCCTTTACCTATTGCCAGCGACACCTGGTCGGGTTTCATATACACTTCAGCCCGTTTATTTTTATCATCAATATGTATTGAAGATATTTTAGCCGGGCTTAAAGCTCTGGTAATGAATAATGTGGGATTATTCGTGAAATTGATCACATCGATATTTTCATTTTTAAGTTCACGCACAATACCGTGAATACGTGATCCTTTCATGCCAACACAGGCGCCGACAGGATCAATTCTGTCGTCATAGGATTCAACGGCGATTTTAGCCCGTTCCCCAGGGACCCTGACGATTTTTTTTATGGTAATCAAACCATCGTAAACCTCCGGTACTTCGGCTTCAAACAAGCGTTCAAGAAAAACAGGTGACGTCCTTGATAAGATAATATAAGGGGTATTATTTCGCATTTCCACCTTTAAAACAACGGCACGTATTGTGTCACCCTTACGGTAATGATCCGAAGGGATCTGTTCTGATTTGGGCAGGATAAGTTCTATGGATTCATCATCCAGAACCAGTATTTCTTTTTTCCACATCTGGTAAACTTCACCAGTGATAATCTCCCCGATTTTCTCACTGTACTTTTTATAAATATTATCCTTCTCGTATTCCTGTATTTTGGAGATAAGGTTTTGCCTGATCGAAAGTATTTCCCGGCGACCGAAATCTTCTAATTTTATTTCCTCCGAGACTTCCTCGCCGACCTCAAAATCAGGTTCAATTTTAACTGCCGCAGAGTATGCTATCTGTGTATTGTCATCTTCAACTTCCCCATCTTCAACGATTTCCCTGTTTCTCCATATTTCCAGGTCACCTTTGTCAATGTTGACAATGATATCGAAATTATCTTCGGAACCATATTTTTTTATCAGCATGTGTTTGAAGACATCTTCCAGAATACGCATCATGGTTTCACGGTCGATATTCTTAAATTCTTTAAATTCTGAGAAGGTTTCGACTAAATTCATATGTTCCATAAATCCTGATTTTAAAGTCTGTTATTTTTAAATGTTACAATGCCTTTAGTTTCCTTTATCTGATCAAAGGGTATGTGGTGGACACTTTCTTCGGATTTCTTTTTTGTTTTTTTGACTGTTTCCGGTTTGATGACAATATATTGATGGTTTGCTTCAAGCAACAGGCCTGTCAGTTTTACGCCATCCATAAGGGTCACACTGACCGGACGACCGATATTTTTTTTATATTGACGCAGGTTTTTATATGGCTGATCAATGCCGGCAGATGAAACAATCAGTTCAAAATCCTCCTCATCGCGGTCAAGATGTTTTTCGACATACTTGCTTGTCATGATACAGTCATCCACTGTGATGCTACTGTCACTGTCGATGTAAATATAGATTCTGTTGTCCGGTTTTATGCGGATGTCAACCATAAACTTATCACTTTGCTCGAGCGATTGTTCCACAAGATGTATTATTTTTTCCTTTTCGATCATTATTAATGTGATTCGTGATGTATATCTAACAAAACAGGGGACATAGTCCCCTCACCACCATTCTATATTTCTGTTGTCCGACCAGGGGTCGAACCTGGAGTCTTCTGAACCAAAATCAGACGTGTTGCCAGTTACACCATCGGACAAGGTATTCCCTTAAAAAGGGATGCAAAGATACAAATATTTCCAATTTCTATAATAAAAAGAATAATTTTGATTTGAAAGCCGATGTGACAGCTCTTTAACACATCTAAAATATATTTACATTCGTGTCGTCTTGAGTAAAATTTATAACTTCGCTACACAAAATTGTAAAATCATTAAAATACCGATTAATGAAAAGATACAAACTGCTGAATAACATCACTGGATGGATAGTATTTATCATCGCCAGTTTCGTTTATATTTCTACAGTCGAGCCAACAGCAAGTTGGTGGGATTGCGGGGAGTATATTGCAACAGCTTTTAAGTTACAGGTCGGTCATCCTCCAGGAGCACCAATGTTTCAGATGTTAGGCCGGTTTTTTTCGCTGTTTGCCTTTGGCGATACATCAAAAGTTGCGCTGATGGTCAACCTCATGTCGGCATTAGCCAGCAGCTTTACTATACTCTTTCTTTTCTGGAGTATTACTCATCTGGCGAAAAAACTGGTTATTACTGACAACGAGTATACTGATGGCAAAATATATACTGTCCTGGGTTGTGGCCTCATCGGTGCGCTGGCTTATACTTTTACTGATTCGTTCTGGTTCTCGGCTGTTGAAGGTGAAGTTTATGCCAGTTCATCATTTTATACGGCCATTGTCTTTTGGGCGATTCTGAAATGGGAAAGCGTTGCTGATAGCAAACATGCTGACCGATGGATCATATTCATCGCTTATCTTATTGGCCTCTCCATTGGTGTCCATTTACTGAACCTTTTGGCTATACCGGCTATTGCTTTTGTGTTTTATTTTAAGAAATACACGCCAACGGCTAAAGGTATGATAAAAACATTGGTCATATCTCTCCTCCTTCTTGCTTTTGCGATGTATGTCATCATTCCTGAAATAGTGAATTTATTTGCAAAAACGGAACTACTATTTGTTAATACCATTGGGCTTCCGTTCAATTCCGGAACTATTTTCTTTGTCCTTGTCACCGCCGGGCTCATCATTTGCGGTATTTTATACACGACAAGGCATGAACAGTCTTCACCATTACGAACATCACTGATCGTTTTATCTATAGTCTTTGTGATTCTGATGCTGGTTGCCAGCACATCTGTCGGGAATTTTATTTTCCGGTTAATCCTGGTTGGCGCCATCACCAGTATTTTTTATTTTTACCGTAATAAGAAAGCTCTGCTGAATACGGTGATACTCTGCTTCACCTTTATTTTGATCGGTTATTCTTCATTCATATTGATCATCATAAGGGCCAATGCCAATACACCGATAAATGAGAACGCGCCCAAAGATGCCATCAGCCTTTTATCCTATCTCAACAGGGAGCAATATGGATCGTGGCCCATATTTTATGGCCAGTATTATAATACGCCGCTGGATGCTGAAAATCCTTATAAAGACGGAAGCCCTGTTTATGTTAAGGATGCGCAGAAAGGTGAGTACATCATCACTGATGACAGGAAATCTTCGATACCCAATTATGATTCACGTTTTATGACCTTTTTCCCCAGGATGTGGAGCAACCAGAAAGACAGCCATATCACCGCATATAAAGAATGGGGGAAGGTCAAAGGTATCCCTGTGTCGTATACAGGACGAGATGGCAAAGCAGAAGTGATCCAAAAACCAACATTCAGCGAAAACTTAAGGTTTTTCTTCCGGTATCAGGTGGGACATATGTACTGGCGGTATTTTATGTGGAATTTTGTCGGAAGGCAAAATGATATTGAAGGGCATGGCGGCATTGAAAACGGGAATTGGCTCAGTGGCATCAAATTTATTGATAATAATAGACTGGGCAACCAGGATTACCTGCCTTCTTCTAGACAAAGTCCTGCAAGGAATACATTCTTTTTTTTACCGCTGATACTCGGATTGATTGGATTGTTTTATCATCTGAATAAAAATTACAAGGACACTCTTATTGTGGCCCTTTTATTCTTTATGACCGGTCTTGCCATTTTAGTGTACCTGAACCAGACGCCTTACCAGCCACGTGAGCGGGATTACTCCTATGCCGGCTCTTTTTATGCGTTCGCCATCTGGATCGGTTTGGGAATCATTCCTCTTGTTGAATTACTTAGCAGAGTGTTAAAACGGAATATCTCGGCCATCATCGTCACTATCCTGTGTTTAATATTGGTACCTGGCATTATGGCGAACCAGGGATGGGATGACCATAACCGGTCAGGCAAATATGCGGCTTTTGATTATGCGAAAAATTATCTCAACTCCTGTGCCCCCAATGCGATACTGATAACCAACGGCGATAACGACACCTTTCCTTTATGGTACGCTCAGGAGGTAGAAGGTGTGAGAACTGATGTCAGGGTCGTCAATTTCATGCTGGCCTCAGGGGACTGGTATATTCATCAGATGGCTAATAAAGTCTATGATTCAGAACCGCTCAAATTCACTTTGACACAAGATCAGTACAACAAGGGAATTAACCAGATCATACCTTATTTTGAGGAAAAGAGCATCAAGGGACGCGTTGAGTTAAAGCTCCTTGTTGACTTCCTTGCCAGTGAAAACCAGAGTACCAAGGTTATGTTGCAGAATGGACAATGGATAAAATACTTTCCTACTAAAAAGGTCAGGCTTACCGTTGATCCGGGAAAGGCTGTAACGAATGGCATAGTTCCCCGTTATCTGGCCGGCAGGATTGATTCGGTTGTTGAATGGGACATCAAAACCAATTATCTGTATAAAAATGACCTGATGCTCCTTGATTTTCTGGCTACCAATAACTGGGAACGGCCGGTCTATTTTGCCAATCCATCCAGCGTAGGCCATATCTTTAATGTGGAACCATATTTCCACCTTGAAGGATTTGTTTACAAGTTCATGCCTGTCAAAGCATTTGATTATATTCAGGGTTTAGGTGGGATATCAACCGAAGAAACCTATGATATCCTTATAAATAAATGTAAATGGGGGAACCTGAATTCTCCGAGGGTATATGTCGACAGGGAGAGTTACCGTAATTCCATGATACCCAAGCAAAATTTTATGCGGTTAGCACAGGCTCTCATGGAAATAAATAAGCCAGATTCAGCTGTTAGGGCAGCAGATGTTTGCCTTGAAGTATTTCCGGATAATAAGATAAAATTTGATGTTTATATGTTGCCCTTCGTCGACGTATATTACAGGGCCAAACAGCCTCTGAAAGGTAATGCACTCGTTGAACAACTGGTAAAGAACTATGAAGAAGATATCATCTATTATAATTCTCAGGAAGGTTCATTTGCTAAATATTACGAGGAGGAAACCCGGCAGGCATTCACTATTCTGAACAGGTTGGCGCAGATTTGCGAACAATACGAACAAAAAGAGCTGACTGATAAAATCAAGGGAGTCATAGATTATCAAATGAAACTGGTCAAATAATCAGCCCTCTGTTTTTGATTTCCTGATCCATTGGGGATATAGCAACAGACATAGTCCGGCTATTACAAATGGTATACTCAGTAGTTGACCGATATCAAGCGCCAGGTTTCTTTCGAAATCCACCTGGGGTTCTTTGAGGAATTCTATAAAAAATCTTACTCCGAAAATGAGTAGAAGGAACATGCCAAACAGAAATCCCTGCCGTGGTTGTCCTCCCTTCAGGTAATAATATTTTAAAAGAAAGACAAAAATCAATAAATAGGATATTCCTTCATAGATTTGGGTGGGATGTCGCGGAATATCGCTGGTTCTGGAAAAAATGAATGCCCAGGGCAGATCTGTGGGTCTGCCGAGATTTTCCGAATTCATGAGATTTCCTGTCCTGATCAAAAAACCTGAAAGAGCCACTACAATGACTATCCGGTCCACAACCCAAAGGTAGGGTTTCTGACTTTTTCTTGAAAAAAGATAAAGAGCAATCAGAATACCAATGGCAGCGCCATGGCTGGCTAAACCTCCTTCCCAGACTTTAAATACATCAAGAGGATGACTGAGATAATAGGAGGGTTCGTAAAAAAAACAATGCCCAAGCCTTGCTCCAACAACTGTTCCGACAATCATATAAGTCGTCAGCCGGTCGAGCTCTTTCAGCGGGATATTTTCTTTCTTAAATATGCCTATCATGATAAAATACCCCAAAAAGAAAGAAAGTGCAAAAAGGACACCATACCATCTTATCGACAGGCCAAAAACATGGGCAATCTCGGGATTTACGTTCCAGTGAATGAAGTTAATCAGCATGTCTAATGGTTAATTTTCGTCAAAATTATAAAATTCACCAGAGTAAACTAAAAATTTTCCTGAATACCAGTGGTACGTTTCAGGACTTTTTCGATAAACAATTAGTATGATTTCGAGTACAGTCTGAGATCATGTTGAAGTCATTAATTACTAAGCAGTTATAATTCATCGCATCCAATGCAGCTCTTATTGTATCAGATAGCGTTAACATTGATTCCGGGAATCGGCTCTATCAACGGGAAGAAGCTGGTGGCTTACTGTGGAAGCGTTGAGGCTGTTTTCAGGGAAAACAGACGACAACTTTTAAAGATCCCTGGCATTGGTGACTCAACAGTAAATGTACTGTCGTCAAAAAACGTTGCCATATTAATGCACAGGGCTGAAAAGGAAATCAAGTTTCTTGAAAAATATGGGATAATTCCCATTTTTTATCTTGACAAGGCTTATCCCGATCGCCTTAAACATTGTATTGACAGCCCGGTGATGTTATTCTATAAAGGGACTGCCGATCTTAATGCCAGCCGGATTGTCAGTATTGTGGGCACCCGCACGGCGACAACATATGGAAAAGACTGTTGCCAGAGCATAGTCATGGATCTGTCAGGATACAAGACTTTAATTATCAGCGGATTGGCTTATGGAATAGATTCCTGTTCGCATAAATCAGCTCTGGATAATGGATTGATGACTGTTGGTATTCTGGCTCACGGATTGGATATTATTTATCCGGCGATAAACAGGTCGCTTGCCGAACGCATGCTTGACCAGGGAGGATTACTCACTGAGTTTATGAGTGAAACTCAACCGGACCGTGAAAATTTCCCTAAACGTAACCGCATCATTGCAGGATTGTCTGATGCAGTCGTTGTAATTGAAGCAGGTAAGAAAGGAGGAGCTCTCATTACAGCTGGTATTGCCAATTCATACAACCGTGATGTGTTTGCTGTACCTGGCAGAATCCATGACCCTTTGTCGGAAGGGTGCAACCATCTCATTAAAACAAATCAGGCTGCCCTGATTCAATCGGCTGCCGATATCATTTATATTATGGGATGGCAGGATCAAGATAAAAGCAAAAAACTCTTACAACCTTTGCTATTTCAAGAACTCTCGAAAGATGAGGAGAAAATTGTCAAAATGCTTGAGATCAATGGAGAATCCAGCATTGACATTTTATGTATCAGTACAGAGCTGACAATGAGTAAAGTTTCGGCTGTCTTGCTGGATTTGGAATTTAAAGGAATCGTCAAATGTCTGCCGGGGAAAATGTTCCGTTTACGCTAAATCATCCGCCAGAGTGTGTAGACTTTTGTTCGTATATTTACATCCTCAAAAAACCTGTATCGCGATTGAAAGGCATTGTCATTAAATCTACAGGCAGCTGGTATGCCATCCGTCAGGAGGATGGAACGCGCATTAATTGTAGATTAAAAGGGCAATTCAGAATCAGGGATATTAAAACAACCAATCCTATTTCAGTTGGCGACAGGGTTGAGTATGAATACTCTCCGGGAGAAAGCATCGGAATGATTAGCGGGATATATGAACGGCAAAATTATATCATCCGCAAATCCAAAAAACTTTCCA
The nucleotide sequence above comes from Bacteroidota bacterium. Encoded proteins:
- a CDS encoding DUF2723 domain-containing protein; this encodes MKRYKLLNNITGWIVFIIASFVYISTVEPTASWWDCGEYIATAFKLQVGHPPGAPMFQMLGRFFSLFAFGDTSKVALMVNLMSALASSFTILFLFWSITHLAKKLVITDNEYTDGKIYTVLGCGLIGALAYTFTDSFWFSAVEGEVYASSSFYTAIVFWAILKWESVADSKHADRWIIFIAYLIGLSIGVHLLNLLAIPAIAFVFYFKKYTPTAKGMIKTLVISLLLLAFAMYVIIPEIVNLFAKTELLFVNTIGLPFNSGTIFFVLVTAGLIICGILYTTRHEQSSPLRTSLIVLSIVFVILMLVASTSVGNFIFRLILVGAITSIFYFYRNKKALLNTVILCFTFILIGYSSFILIIIRANANTPINENAPKDAISLLSYLNREQYGSWPIFYGQYYNTPLDAENPYKDGSPVYVKDAQKGEYIITDDRKSSIPNYDSRFMTFFPRMWSNQKDSHITAYKEWGKVKGIPVSYTGRDGKAEVIQKPTFSENLRFFFRYQVGHMYWRYFMWNFVGRQNDIEGHGGIENGNWLSGIKFIDNNRLGNQDYLPSSRQSPARNTFFFLPLILGLIGLFYHLNKNYKDTLIVALLFFMTGLAILVYLNQTPYQPRERDYSYAGSFYAFAIWIGLGIIPLVELLSRVLKRNISAIIVTILCLILVPGIMANQGWDDHNRSGKYAAFDYAKNYLNSCAPNAILITNGDNDTFPLWYAQEVEGVRTDVRVVNFMLASGDWYIHQMANKVYDSEPLKFTLTQDQYNKGINQIIPYFEEKSIKGRVELKLLVDFLASENQSTKVMLQNGQWIKYFPTKKVRLTVDPGKAVTNGIVPRYLAGRIDSVVEWDIKTNYLYKNDLMLLDFLATNNWERPVYFANPSSVGHIFNVEPYFHLEGFVYKFMPVKAFDYIQGLGGISTEETYDILINKCKWGNLNSPRVYVDRESYRNSMIPKQNFMRLAQALMEINKPDSAVRAADVCLEVFPDNKIKFDVYMLPFVDVYYRAKQPLKGNALVEQLVKNYEEDIIYYNSQEGSFAKYYEEETRQAFTILNRLAQICEQYEQKELTDKIKGVIDYQMKLVK
- the lgt gene encoding prolipoprotein diacylglyceryl transferase: MLINFIHWNVNPEIAHVFGLSIRWYGVLFALSFFLGYFIMIGIFKKENIPLKELDRLTTYMIVGTVVGARLGHCFFYEPSYYLSHPLDVFKVWEGGLASHGAAIGILIALYLFSRKSQKPYLWVVDRIVIVVALSGFLIRTGNLMNSENLGRPTDLPWAFIFSRTSDIPRHPTQIYEGISYLLIFVFLLKYYYLKGGQPRQGFLFGMFLLLIFGVRFFIEFLKEPQVDFERNLALDIGQLLSIPFVIAGLCLLLYPQWIRKSKTEG
- the dprA gene encoding DNA-processing protein DprA, whose protein sequence is MQLLLYQIALTLIPGIGSINGKKLVAYCGSVEAVFRENRRQLLKIPGIGDSTVNVLSSKNVAILMHRAEKEIKFLEKYGIIPIFYLDKAYPDRLKHCIDSPVMLFYKGTADLNASRIVSIVGTRTATTYGKDCCQSIVMDLSGYKTLIISGLAYGIDSCSHKSALDNGLMTVGILAHGLDIIYPAINRSLAERMLDQGGLLTEFMSETQPDRENFPKRNRIIAGLSDAVVVIEAGKKGGALITAGIANSYNRDVFAVPGRIHDPLSEGCNHLIKTNQAALIQSAADIIYIMGWQDQDKSKKLLQPLLFQELSKDEEKIVKMLEINGESSIDILCISTELTMSKVSAVLLDLEFKGIVKCLPGKMFRLR